One Gigantopelta aegis isolate Gae_Host unplaced genomic scaffold, Gae_host_genome ctg8070_pilon_pilon, whole genome shotgun sequence genomic window, ATTTGCACGTTTTGGAAACCGCTGTCAAAAGAATATATGAAGTTTAATAATCGTAACACAAACTAGTAATAGATtgggttttaaaataattataatcataatattaatcTAATACAAGGGTTCCATATTCATAACACTGACATGACCTCCTTTTATGACCTCCtttatattacttatattacttacacatacacacaaacacgcacacacacacacatacacacaacacacatatacacacaacacattcATACACAACGCACACACGTACatcataaacaaacacacaatatGTGGGGATTTCGCTGGTGGATTTATTTACTATAATATGGTATACCCTATTGTAGATAAAACTCGAAGAATTGTTTAGAAAATAAAGTAAATCTGGCCTGCAACTAGTTTTGTGGTACTAGCGATCCAGTACTTATTGTATGACGagtgtgtggtggtgggggaGAGACTAACGATCCAGTATTTTAAATTACTGTATGACGTGGGGTGCACTAGCGATCCAGTACTTACTGCATGAAGTCAGTTTTGTCAAGGCAGTGTTGGCAGTTGTAGCTATCACTGTACTTGTTGTTTTGTCATCGCAACCAACACTGGATGATTTTACTAAACAGTCCAGTTCCTTCTTCAGTTCGCTACAAAATAACTAGTCTATTATCAAgtctttaattataaattactcTGTCAGTTGTTAACTGTATGTCTATTGATAcacacactactactactactactactactactactactactactactattttctgttttaatgttcCTGTGATTgtgatggtaaaaaaaacccttgcATTTGCGACCACGAAGCATTTTCCCCCAACGTTTGACCGAAACGTAAACTTTCAATTTTTACACTCTCCTGATTTCTAAGTCCCACAAATAAAACTTAAGACTGAAACTAGTATCTATCTACGTTATTaaactttcttttaaaaatattgcagAGTTTGAATGTTTCTTTTTCAGTGAATATTATAAGAGCTGATACTACGTACGTGCATTTCTTGGTGTCGGTAGTCATGTCAGTTTTGGCAGCGGTCACCTGACACTTACATGTTTCCGACAGTGCTGTAAGAAGATCACGTGATACATAAGCATCATACTGCTTTATTGTTGTCGATGTCGTGGGTGTAGTGAGTATTCTCGATGTTGTGACTGTTGTGTTGTTACGCCTGTtgtgtggtgttgttgttgtcttaAGAATTTTCTTCAAAACGTTAGACGAGCCAAAACGCAGAATACGTAACCAGCTAACGTAATACGCCATGAACGCCACTGTTTGTGTAATAATACTAGTACAATTTTAAATACTATGctaagactatatttaaatTCCGATCGttcacataataaaaaaaaatacttttaactTAACTCTGAAACTTAATGTATGTCTTTCATGTTTGATATGTTCGTTCACCAGATCAGTCTGTCAGCAGCACACCTTTAGCACGAGAACTTTGATGGCAAAAATAAAGGTCACATGgaagaattaaaaaacccataataGATTATTGCCGCAGAAATGTGTAATGGTAAAATCTGAGTTTGAACCCTGTTCCGTGTAATTCTTTTCATTTATGGCTTTCAAATTTGATATGAATGTTCAATAAGTAAATCTTTCAACCACATACCGGGTATCTCTGGGGCAATGTAATATCAAAGTCGTTTAGAACTTTGCTAGGTTTATAATTGCTTATGACTTTGGAATCCtatcctttacactgtgttttaatttaactgttgtatttttatattgatgttgatcatcacattgtgtttacatttaccatagtttgacacccaataaccgatgtattgttcgtgctggggtgtcgttaaacattcattcattcatttattggaaTCCTATCATCGATTGCTTTAATATTGTGCATACACTTTTACGAAGTGATACTGTTTACACTGGATATACACGTTTACGAAGTAATACTGTTGAAACaatttgtaagataaatgttatCAAACGGCCACTTATTTAGTAACCTTTATGTATGCCCTCATTTTGCCTTTGGATATTGGGTCACTATTCTCCACTGTTAAAAAAGGTTTGGTGGGTGGGGGCTATAAAAATGAATTAAGGCACAGTAAATTAAAACGGAATACGTATGGTTTCTCTAACTTATAaacataaaagtgatattcggtgaaaagtcatattttctcTGTAATttagttacagtgaaaatatagaaatcgtgtTTACTTTTTTCAAcaagttcatgattaaattatctcccttataAATTATTCTGTTTTCATTATGGAGGCCAGTGTAGTTTCTTCGtgtttaagtttgatgattactaATACATCTTGTTGtatttgaaaaagaagaaaaatgtaatttaaacaattatacCTATAAAAAGACATATGGaatgcaattacgataaaatatctaaaactaaTTGAATACGAAGTTAAAGAATTATGACACAATGTTCTGTCGTtgagcataggcgtacggggtcccatttttgtagtggagggaggagggggaggggggcaggcTGGGTTTTGCCAAAAATTAAACAGAAATGCCCGAATCTTCATAACATTTATCTatattaccattactaccaaatagctatatatggttgcaaacaaatcactaggcatttttacatggattacaactaattttgagggtagaatgacggaaatacatggtaaaaaggacTCAGGTTAgaacattttgcccgaatatctgtattaaataaatgttaatttaacaattaaataaagataatttttattcaaatttcttttaaaatagtctatggtcaagtaaattttctgcaAAAGTTCCttcggaagaaatatatcaaagCGTTACGTGTTTTTGATAGAATAAgctacaaatattaataaaaagcgaacaatattgttaaaattagttAAGATGTATATactaaatagaccat contains:
- the LOC121366975 gene encoding uncharacterized protein LOC121366975, which encodes LSDTCKCQVTTAKTDMSTDTKKCTAYKTELNCLWSAMGTACDSTTTKIDTVKASEKAVTGVTGCTLSETCKCQVTAAKTDMTTDTKKCTELKKELDCLVKSSSVGCDDKTTSTVIATTANTALTKLTSCTVSKT